Proteins encoded in a region of the Roseateles sp. SL47 genome:
- a CDS encoding porin, whose amino-acid sequence MARATVARIPCRLAPCVAPSQSTAVLSLPDSSPGRPLWCSPLWCCPSTAAWLAALAAAAVSAGTPSVYAADTTTLYGRLNVGVESVSGGGQGSQARLSNYRSVIGFKGDETLGDDLQLVWQIEGSVLVDTGGGTSLANRDTRIGLAGPWGTAFAGVWTLPYNAASASFDPFYPTTAGYMALIGNGSASIVNNISDTRSFDRRQQNVVQYWTPVWQGWSGKLAYSPGEDTSPVTGARPSLGSGSVTYADGGFTVVLAHEFHRHYQTATSTDRGWKLGASGAWGRTRIAALWERLDYGTVTGRLRRDAAYVSVVHKVDAFSLMGGLTVAGRGKGPSLARIGHLSSGDDTGAAQLTVGADYAMSRRTSVFALASRIRNDHAADYDFAINSPGATPGSHPTLLSVGMRHSF is encoded by the coding sequence ATGGCCCGTGCTACGGTCGCTCGTATCCCATGCCGCCTGGCACCCTGCGTGGCGCCCAGCCAGTCGACCGCCGTGCTGTCCCTGCCAGACAGCTCCCCCGGCCGCCCCCTGTGGTGCAGCCCCCTCTGGTGCTGCCCCTCCACGGCGGCCTGGCTTGCAGCCCTGGCTGCAGCGGCGGTCAGTGCGGGCACACCCTCCGTCTACGCCGCCGACACGACCACCCTGTATGGGCGCCTGAACGTGGGTGTGGAATCGGTCAGCGGTGGCGGGCAGGGGAGCCAGGCCCGGCTGAGCAACTACCGATCGGTGATTGGGTTCAAAGGCGACGAGACCCTCGGCGATGACCTGCAACTGGTGTGGCAGATCGAAGGCTCCGTGCTGGTGGATACCGGCGGTGGCACCAGCCTGGCCAACCGGGACACCCGGATCGGTCTGGCGGGTCCGTGGGGCACCGCCTTCGCTGGCGTGTGGACGCTGCCCTACAACGCCGCCAGCGCCAGCTTTGACCCGTTCTATCCCACCACGGCCGGCTATATGGCGCTGATCGGGAATGGCTCTGCGTCCATCGTCAACAACATCAGCGACACCCGTTCTTTCGACCGCCGCCAGCAGAACGTGGTGCAGTACTGGACCCCTGTGTGGCAGGGGTGGTCCGGCAAGCTGGCCTATTCCCCGGGCGAGGACACATCCCCGGTGACCGGTGCCCGGCCGTCGCTGGGGTCGGGGTCGGTCACCTATGCGGATGGGGGCTTTACCGTCGTGCTGGCCCATGAATTTCACCGCCACTACCAGACGGCCACCAGTACCGACCGGGGCTGGAAGCTGGGCGCCAGCGGGGCCTGGGGCCGCACGCGCATCGCCGCCCTGTGGGAGCGGCTGGACTATGGCACCGTCACCGGCCGTCTGCGCAGAGATGCTGCCTACGTGTCGGTGGTACACAAGGTCGATGCCTTCAGCCTGATGGGCGGGTTGACCGTTGCCGGCCGTGGCAAGGGGCCATCACTGGCGCGCATCGGCCACCTCAGCAGTGGCGACGACACTGGTGCGGCCCAGCTCACCGTGGGTGCGGACTATGCGATGTCCCGCCGCACTTCGGTGTTTGCGCTGGCCAGCCGCATTCGGAATGACCACGCCGCCGACTACGA